In Gossypium arboreum isolate Shixiya-1 chromosome 3, ASM2569848v2, whole genome shotgun sequence, the sequence GCTGCAACCTGGTTTAAAAACGacataaacaaaaataaacaaaatttaggGGTCTTGGTTATAATTGCAATGGATGTCATCATGATCAATTACAATAAATATCGGTGATAACGGCGCTCGTACCCCTTCGTACTGGCTCCAGGGAGGTTTTGATGTCGCCATCTCAAGAACTGTACACCCTAGGCTCCATATGTCAACAGCTAAGCTATATCCATGAGCATTCATGATAACCTGGAAAGATCAGTGGATGTTAAGATTAAACAACTTCTAAAACATGGGagaaaaattgtataaaatagATATGGAAGAATAGGTACCTCTGGTGCCATCCAATAAGGGCTTCCTTTAAAAGAAAGCATTGAAGAACAAGATGTCATCTGGAttttaaaacacaaattcatcAGAAACATCTTCCCTTACTAAAAACACAATGTTAATAGTTAAATCCGtacatgtttagccattccaaaaTCAGCAAGCTTGATTTCACCATTAGGAGCTACCAGTGTGTTGGCTCCTTTGATATCCCTATGTACTGTCTTCCTTGCATGTAAGTAAGCCAAGCCACTGAGTATTTGCCTTGTGTAACTTCGGATAACAGGTTCCTTGAATGGTCCATATTCACCTAGTAATTTGTGTACTGAACCCCCTGAAACGTATTCCAAGTAAACCGAAAGCTTGTCTGATCCCTGCATAAATTAAACTTGGATTGTTTCAACTTATTGACCAAACTTGTAAACAAATTGGATTAATAGACATGTAAAGGCTGCCAAGCCGAACCAGTTCGCTCCCATAATATTGGACAATGTTTGGATGAGACAACTCACTAAGCAAGGATATCTCCTGTTTCGCATTAGAAGAAAGAGATTCTAATCAATAACCCCCAAACATTGCCATGAAAGAAACGATGTTTTAAGACACTGAGATTTTGTAAAAACCAGACCAACCTGGTTCAGTTGTTTGAGACATTCTTTTGATGGTTGATCATCTGTAATGACCTTAACTTCCTTCACTGCACACATTGTTCCATTTTCACTGTTGGAAAAAGTAATATATAAAGCTTTTTCTTTTGAATTCATTCATATGAAAGGGCAATGAAATTATATCAAATATTTTACCTATTAAATCCAGCATAAACATGTCCAAATGTCCCTCTTCCTAGAAGCTTCCCTTTCTTCCATTTAGATGGAGATTTCGTTGGAGGTTTATTAGGTGAAGTAGGAGGAGGAAGGGGAAGACGATGACATGGATGTTTCTCAGTTGGGGATTCTAAACTGGCATCCCATGGTGACAGATATCGAGGTGATTGATGCATATACGAAGCTTTTGATCCTGAATTTGAGCCTTTTGACCATAAGTTGCTGTTATTTTCTTCATATACTCTACAACCAAATCATAAACTATGTCACTTATATATCAgagtttttatattaatattttctaaAAGAATCATGTGAGCACCGTAGCTTTAATGATGTTAACAACAGGGGAACCACCAGATGAACGGTATAAAATATCCAGCTATTATATTTGCCTTTTCTTCATTAAGGCAAAAGAAAATACATTAATTAGTATTACAAGTTTGGTAGATGATAACCGACACATTTCTGCACATAGCTTTTCAGGcacttaaattataaattatatgttaaataatttgtCATAAATGATAATTATATCTTctattttactttttgtttttgttaataATTTTTATGCTAAATATACTCGATTGTTTACTGTAACATTGTAGCAATTCATTTTAtcattttttctttaatttttaatcaATTTCTTTTTAGTTTAAAATGCctaaatttacttaaaatttaaatataatttaattttataataattcaatattttcatta encodes:
- the LOC108475630 gene encoding mitogen-activated protein kinase kinase kinase 3-like isoform X2, whose product is MEEKSMKKTYTTRNNNKHSMEKPKGLHEAAAASKKSPRNSYDIEVHPISFHGCSVLWDSDSDLGSKSREKKAYPLPQPSASSCRASMESHQRGSSFGSERVSVSSFTSNESSSSSDDDDDIHGDFSSFRVYEENNSNLWSKGSNSGSKASYMHQSPRYLSPWDASLESPTEKHPCHRLPLPPPTSPNKPPTKSPSKWKKGKLLGRGTFGHVYAGFNSENGTMCAVKEVKVITDDQPSKECLKQLNQGSDKLSVYLEYVSGGSVHKLLGEYGPFKEPVIRSYTRQILSGLAYLHARKTVHRDIKGANTLVAPNGEIKLADFGMAKHMTSCSSMLSFKGSPYWMAPEVIMNAHGYSLAVDIWSLGCTVLEMATSKPPWSQYEGVAAIFKIANSKGFPEIPNNLSKDAQNFIKLCLQREPTARPTALQLLQHPFVQDQSMVEPTKFNLVDDRRRPSKGSWDEISLASSLPESPCWNSTQQFKSACGSSHRSSYQTSY
- the LOC108475630 gene encoding mitogen-activated protein kinase kinase kinase 3-like isoform X1; this encodes MEEKSMKKTYTTRNNNKHSMEKPKGLHEAAAASKKSPRNSYDIEVHPISFHGCSVLWDSDSDLGSKSREKKAYPLPQPSASSCRASMESHQRGSSFGSERVSVSSFTSNESSSSSDDDDDIHGDFSSFRVYEENNSNLWSKGSNSGSKASYMHQSPRYLSPWDASLESPTEKHPCHRLPLPPPTSPNKPPTKSPSKWKKGKLLGRGTFGHVYAGFNSENGTMCAVKEVKVITDDQPSKECLKQLNQEISLLSELSHPNIVQYYGSELGSDKLSVYLEYVSGGSVHKLLGEYGPFKEPVIRSYTRQILSGLAYLHARKTVHRDIKGANTLVAPNGEIKLADFGMAKHMTSCSSMLSFKGSPYWMAPEVIMNAHGYSLAVDIWSLGCTVLEMATSKPPWSQYEGVAAIFKIANSKGFPEIPNNLSKDAQNFIKLCLQREPTARPTALQLLQHPFVQDQSMVEPTKFNLVDDRRRPSKGSWDEISLASSLPESPCWNSTQQFKSACGSSHRSSYQTSY